Proteins found in one Bacillus subtilis subsp. subtilis str. 168 genomic segment:
- the valS gene encoding valyl-tRNA synthetase (Evidence 1a: Function from experimental evidences in the studied strain; PubMedId: 9098041, 11114335, 25310979; Product type e: enzyme), with protein METNEQTMPTKYDPAAVEKDRYDFWLKGKFFEAGSDQTKEPYSVVIPPPNVTGRLHLGHAWDTTLQDIVTRMKRMQGYDVLWLPGMDHAGIATQAKVEAKLREEGKSRYDLGREKFLEETWKWKEEYADFIRSQWAKLGLGLDYSRERFTLDEGLSKAVREVFVKLYEKGLIYRGEYIINWDPATKTALSDIEVIYKDVQGAFYHMSYPLADGSGSIEIATTRPETMLGDTAVAVHPEDERYKHLIGKTVILPIVNREIPIVGDDYVDMEFGSGAVKITPAHDPNDFELGNRHNLERILVMNEDGTMNENALQYQGMDRFECRKKLVKDLQEAGVLFKIEDHMHSVGHSERSGAVVEPYLSTQWFVRMQPLADAAIELQKKEEKVNFVPDRFEKTYLHWMENIRDWCISRQLWWGHRIPAWYHKETGELYVGLEAPEDSENWEQDTDVLDTWFSSALWPFSTMGWPDVTAEDFKRYYPTDVLVTGYDIIFFWVSRMIFQGIEFTGERPFKDVLIHGLIRDEQGRKMSKSLGNGVDPMDVIDKYGADSLRYFLATGSSPGQDLRFSYEKVESTWNFANKIWNASRFALMNMDGMTYDELDLSGEKSVADKWILTRLNETIEHVTQLADRYEFGEVGRHLYNFIWDDFCDWYIEMAKLPLYGEDEAAKKTTRSILAYVLDQTMRLLHPFMPFLTEEIWQHLPHQGESITVSQWPAVVPEHTDTEAAADMKLLVELIRSVRNIRSEVNTPMSKQVELYIKTSTDEIASRLEANRSYVERFTNPSVLKIGTDIEAVDKAMTAVVSGAEVILPLEGLINIDEEIARLQKEFDKLTKEVERVQKKLGNEGFMKKAPAHVIDEEREKEKDYVAKRDAVQKRMAELKG; from the coding sequence ATGGAAACGAATGAACAAACAATGCCGACGAAATATGATCCGGCAGCGGTTGAAAAAGACCGATATGATTTTTGGCTAAAAGGCAAATTTTTTGAAGCGGGCAGTGACCAGACAAAAGAGCCATACTCTGTTGTCATCCCGCCGCCAAACGTAACAGGGAGACTTCACCTTGGCCACGCATGGGACACAACGCTGCAAGACATTGTAACAAGAATGAAACGCATGCAGGGCTATGATGTGCTGTGGCTTCCTGGCATGGACCACGCCGGCATCGCGACACAGGCTAAAGTGGAGGCGAAACTTCGTGAAGAAGGCAAATCCCGCTACGATTTAGGCCGTGAAAAATTCCTCGAAGAAACGTGGAAGTGGAAGGAAGAATATGCTGACTTTATTCGCAGCCAGTGGGCGAAATTAGGTCTTGGCCTAGATTATTCCCGTGAACGTTTTACGCTGGATGAAGGCTTGAGCAAAGCGGTAAGGGAAGTATTCGTTAAGCTTTATGAAAAAGGCCTGATCTACAGAGGCGAATATATTATTAACTGGGACCCAGCGACAAAAACAGCCCTATCCGACATTGAGGTGATTTACAAGGATGTTCAAGGCGCATTCTATCATATGAGCTATCCGCTTGCTGACGGTTCAGGCTCAATTGAAATTGCGACGACACGTCCTGAAACAATGCTCGGTGATACAGCTGTTGCCGTTCACCCTGAAGACGAGCGCTATAAACACCTTATCGGAAAAACGGTGATCCTGCCGATTGTAAATCGTGAAATTCCGATTGTCGGTGATGACTATGTTGATATGGAATTTGGTTCAGGTGCCGTGAAAATTACGCCTGCTCATGATCCGAACGACTTCGAGCTTGGCAACCGCCACAATTTAGAACGCATCCTTGTCATGAATGAAGATGGCACGATGAATGAAAATGCGCTCCAATATCAAGGTATGGATCGTTTTGAATGCCGCAAAAAGCTCGTGAAAGATTTACAGGAGGCGGGAGTTCTCTTCAAGATCGAGGATCATATGCACTCTGTCGGCCATAGTGAACGAAGCGGGGCTGTTGTGGAGCCTTATCTTTCTACACAATGGTTTGTGCGCATGCAGCCGCTTGCTGATGCAGCGATTGAGCTGCAAAAAAAAGAAGAAAAGGTCAACTTTGTGCCTGACCGTTTCGAAAAAACGTATTTACACTGGATGGAAAATATCCGCGACTGGTGTATCTCCCGTCAATTGTGGTGGGGCCATCGTATTCCTGCCTGGTATCATAAAGAAACAGGCGAGCTATATGTCGGACTTGAAGCGCCGGAAGACAGCGAAAATTGGGAACAGGATACAGACGTACTGGATACATGGTTCAGTTCTGCGCTATGGCCTTTCTCCACAATGGGCTGGCCTGATGTAACGGCTGAAGACTTTAAACGCTACTATCCGACAGATGTTCTCGTGACAGGGTACGATATCATTTTCTTCTGGGTATCACGCATGATTTTCCAAGGCATTGAATTTACAGGCGAGCGCCCGTTCAAAGATGTTTTAATCCACGGCTTAATCCGTGACGAGCAAGGCCGGAAAATGAGTAAATCTCTTGGCAACGGTGTCGACCCGATGGATGTGATTGACAAGTACGGAGCCGATTCTCTGCGTTATTTCCTTGCGACTGGAAGCTCTCCTGGCCAGGATCTGCGCTTCAGCTATGAAAAAGTGGAATCGACCTGGAATTTTGCCAATAAAATTTGGAACGCCTCCCGTTTTGCATTAATGAATATGGATGGCATGACGTACGATGAGCTTGATCTGTCAGGTGAAAAGTCAGTCGCTGACAAGTGGATTTTAACGCGATTAAATGAAACGATCGAGCACGTGACCCAGCTTGCTGACCGATATGAATTTGGTGAAGTAGGACGCCATTTATATAACTTTATTTGGGATGATTTCTGTGATTGGTATATTGAAATGGCGAAGCTTCCGCTTTATGGAGAAGACGAAGCGGCTAAGAAAACTACCCGTTCCATCCTTGCTTACGTACTTGATCAAACGATGCGTCTGCTCCATCCGTTTATGCCATTCTTAACGGAGGAAATTTGGCAGCACCTTCCTCACCAAGGGGAATCGATTACAGTAAGTCAATGGCCTGCAGTAGTGCCGGAGCATACCGATACTGAAGCGGCAGCTGACATGAAGCTTCTTGTTGAGCTGATCCGTTCTGTGCGCAATATCCGCAGTGAAGTCAATACGCCAATGAGCAAGCAGGTTGAACTGTACATTAAAACAAGCACAGACGAAATAGCGTCCCGCCTCGAAGCGAACCGTTCATATGTTGAACGCTTTACGAATCCGAGCGTGCTTAAAATCGGCACCGATATTGAGGCTGTTGATAAGGCGATGACGGCCGTTGTCTCAGGAGCAGAGGTTATTCTTCCGCTTGAAGGCTTAATCAATATTGATGAAGAAATTGCCCGTCTGCAAAAAGAATTTGATAAACTGACAAAAGAAGTTGAGCGTGTCCAAAAGAAACTTGGAAATGAAGGATTTATGAAAAAAGCGCCTGCACACGTAATTGATGAAGAACGTGAAAAAGAAAAAGATTATGTGGCGAAGCGTGACGCTGTTCAAAAACGAATGGCTGAGCTGAAGGGTTAA
- the yszA gene encoding hypothetical protein (Evidence 4: Unknown function but conserved in other organisms) produces the protein MKKRFSSYSLPPWVRQIRLVSAQVIIPITIFQGIRTIFFPTTFDVLLLAILIFLACALHLEWI, from the coding sequence GTGAAGAAACGTTTCAGCTCTTATTCGCTGCCGCCATGGGTAAGGCAAATTCGGCTTGTATCCGCACAAGTGATTATTCCCATTACGATTTTTCAAGGAATCAGAACCATTTTCTTTCCGACAACCTTTGATGTTTTGCTGCTCGCAATCCTAATCTTTTTAGCTTGCGCCCTTCATTTAGAATGGATATAA
- the cotN gene encoding spore coat protein (Evidence 1a: Function from experimental evidences in the studied strain; PubMedId: 16371471, 16390444, 22091839; Product type cp: cell process) — MEDTQSVLQEYGLTAQFIEPVSPLVWKVYTDYGIFALKKLKEGRGKHFTDHMVAIEEKGFRSFVPVYRTNSGEFFSAGIQYGDIYYLMPWLQFDQEEERDQKHAYLFRETARLHERTAQELKVRRDEIERYYGQTKKKWEQDKIFYEQFVDRAEKEWYLSPFELQAITYFSETISAVNFALERLEDWYESAKEKDVSRVVMNHGSLSIHHFLYNDAGTGYFTNFERASVGPPQNDLLGFYTKMFRGFPKACPECVEWFYGYTKSFPLREAEVSLFLSYMAYPAAMYKVLNGYQTGKRQHEKEECTQLLKAYWQMKNIEPFVMKIHQIEQEKKFQAENESTS; from the coding sequence ATGGAAGATACCCAATCGGTTCTTCAGGAATACGGACTGACTGCTCAATTTATTGAGCCTGTCAGTCCTCTTGTTTGGAAAGTGTATACAGACTACGGCATATTTGCCCTGAAAAAATTGAAAGAAGGTCGCGGCAAGCATTTTACAGATCATATGGTGGCGATTGAGGAAAAAGGCTTTCGTTCATTCGTTCCCGTTTACAGAACAAATAGCGGTGAGTTTTTCTCAGCAGGCATACAATACGGAGATATCTACTATTTAATGCCTTGGCTCCAATTTGACCAAGAGGAAGAACGGGATCAAAAACATGCTTATTTATTTAGAGAAACAGCCCGTCTTCACGAGAGAACCGCGCAGGAACTAAAGGTTAGACGTGATGAGATTGAACGTTATTACGGGCAAACGAAAAAAAAGTGGGAACAAGATAAAATTTTCTATGAGCAGTTTGTGGATAGAGCGGAGAAGGAATGGTACCTTTCTCCCTTTGAACTCCAGGCCATAACCTATTTTTCTGAAACCATTTCCGCGGTGAACTTTGCGCTGGAACGGCTGGAGGACTGGTATGAGTCCGCAAAGGAAAAGGACGTTTCAAGGGTTGTAATGAACCACGGCAGCCTGTCTATACACCATTTTCTGTATAATGATGCCGGGACCGGATATTTTACAAACTTCGAAAGAGCATCTGTCGGTCCGCCGCAAAACGACCTGCTCGGCTTTTATACAAAAATGTTCAGAGGCTTTCCGAAAGCTTGTCCGGAATGCGTCGAATGGTTTTATGGATATACGAAATCATTCCCTTTGCGTGAAGCGGAAGTCAGCCTTTTTCTCAGCTATATGGCATATCCGGCAGCCATGTACAAGGTGCTGAACGGTTATCAAACTGGGAAAAGACAGCATGAAAAAGAGGAATGTACACAATTATTAAAGGCTTATTGGCAAATGAAAAACATAGAGCCGTTTGTGATGAAAATTCATCAGATTGAACAAGAGAAAAAATTTCAGGCTGAAAACGAGTCCACGTCTTAA
- the spoVID gene encoding morphogenetic spore protein (stage VI sporulation) (Evidence 1a: Function from experimental evidences in the studied strain; PubMedId: 11325931, 16371471, 16950916, 22773792, 23178679; Product type cp: cell process): MPQNHRLQFSVEESICFQKGQEVSELLSISLDPDIRVQEVNDYVSIIGSLELTGEYNIDQNKHTEEIYTDKRFVEQVRKREDGSAELTHCFPVDITIPKNKVSHLQDVFVFIDAFDYQLTDSRILTIQADLAIEGLLDDTQDKEPEIPLYEAPAAFREEELSEPPAHSVVEEPGASSAEEAVLQHEPPAEPPELFISKAGLREELETEKAESEPPESVASEPEAREDVKEEEESEELAVPETEVRAESETEESEPEPDPSEIEIQEIVKAKKETAEPAAAIADVREEADSPAETELREHVGAEESPALEAELHSETVIAKEKEETTVSPNHEYALRQEAQNEEAAQSDQADPALCQEEAEPDEALESVSEAALSIEDSRETASAVYMENDNADLHFHFNQKTSSEEASQEELPEPAYRTFLPEQEEEDSFYSAPKLLEEEEQEEESFEIEVRKTPSAEEPKEETPFQSFQLPESSETERKETDAVPRVAPAAETKEPQTKESDNSLYLTKLFTKEADEFSRMKICIVQQEDTIERLCERYEITSQQLIRMNSLALDDELKAGQILYIPQYKNSHA; this comes from the coding sequence TTGCCGCAAAATCATCGATTGCAATTTTCTGTAGAAGAATCGATCTGTTTCCAAAAAGGACAGGAAGTTTCTGAACTGCTTTCTATTTCATTAGATCCTGATATTAGGGTTCAGGAAGTAAATGATTATGTATCAATCATAGGATCGCTTGAACTTACAGGTGAGTACAACATAGATCAAAACAAACATACCGAAGAGATTTATACAGATAAGCGGTTTGTTGAACAAGTCAGAAAGAGAGAGGATGGAAGTGCGGAACTGACTCACTGTTTTCCTGTGGATATTACCATTCCGAAAAATAAAGTGAGCCATTTACAGGATGTCTTCGTCTTTATTGACGCATTTGACTATCAATTGACGGATTCGCGCATTTTAACAATTCAAGCTGATTTAGCGATCGAAGGGCTTTTGGACGATACGCAAGACAAAGAGCCGGAGATACCTTTATATGAAGCTCCTGCGGCATTCAGGGAGGAAGAGCTTTCAGAGCCGCCGGCACATAGTGTAGTAGAAGAACCGGGTGCATCATCGGCAGAGGAAGCAGTTCTTCAGCATGAACCGCCAGCCGAACCGCCAGAACTTTTTATCTCGAAAGCGGGGCTCCGTGAAGAACTGGAGACAGAAAAAGCAGAATCTGAGCCGCCTGAATCGGTTGCTTCAGAACCAGAGGCCAGAGAAGATGTGAAAGAGGAAGAAGAGTCAGAAGAGCTTGCTGTGCCGGAAACGGAGGTTCGTGCTGAATCGGAAACAGAAGAATCTGAGCCAGAACCTGATCCTTCAGAAATAGAGATTCAAGAGATCGTTAAAGCAAAAAAAGAAACGGCAGAGCCGGCAGCTGCAATAGCGGATGTTCGTGAAGAAGCAGACTCTCCAGCGGAGACTGAGCTTCGTGAACACGTTGGAGCAGAAGAATCGCCTGCTTTGGAAGCTGAGCTTCATTCAGAGACTGTGATTGCAAAGGAAAAAGAGGAAACAACAGTGTCTCCTAATCATGAATATGCGCTGCGCCAAGAGGCTCAAAATGAAGAAGCAGCTCAATCGGATCAGGCTGATCCTGCGCTTTGCCAAGAAGAGGCGGAACCGGATGAAGCTTTGGAGAGTGTATCAGAGGCCGCTCTCTCCATAGAAGATAGCAGAGAAACAGCTTCAGCTGTATATATGGAGAATGACAATGCCGATTTACATTTCCATTTCAATCAAAAAACAAGCTCGGAGGAGGCATCTCAAGAAGAATTGCCTGAACCGGCATACCGTACCTTCCTGCCTGAACAAGAAGAGGAGGATTCTTTTTATTCAGCGCCTAAGCTGCTGGAGGAGGAAGAACAAGAGGAAGAGAGCTTCGAAATTGAAGTGAGAAAAACACCATCAGCTGAAGAGCCTAAGGAAGAAACACCTTTTCAATCCTTCCAGCTGCCTGAATCTTCTGAGACTGAAAGGAAGGAAACGGATGCTGTTCCTAGGGTTGCTCCTGCTGCTGAAACGAAGGAACCTCAAACAAAGGAAAGTGATAATTCTCTTTATTTAACAAAACTCTTTACAAAAGAAGCGGATGAGTTTTCGAGAATGAAAATTTGTATTGTGCAGCAGGAAGATACGATCGAGCGTTTATGCGAACGGTATGAAATTACATCCCAGCAGCTGATCAGGATGAATTCTTTAGCCTTGGATGATGAATTAAAAGCAGGACAGATTCTCTATATTCCTCAATATAAAAATAGCCATGCGTAA
- the hemL gene encoding glutamate-1-semialdehyde 2,1-aminomutase (Evidence 1a: Function from experimental evidences in the studied strain; PubMedId: 1672867, 12029044, 15802251, 16682782, 20946885, 27303897; Product type e : enzyme) — MRSYEKSKTAFKEAQKLMPGGVNSPVRAFKSVDMDPIFMERGKGSKIFDIDGNEYIDYVLSWGPLILGHTNDRVVESLKKVAEYGTSFGAPTEVENELAKLVIDRVPSVEIVRMVSSGTEATMSALRLARGYTGRNKILKFEGCYHGHGDSLLIKAGSGVATLGLPDSPGVPEGIAKNTITVPYNDLESVKLAFQQFGEDIAGVIVEPVAGNMGVVPPQEGFLQGLRDITEQYGSLLIFDEVMTGFRVDYNCAQGYFGVTPDLTCLGKVIGGGLPVGAYGGKAEIMEQIAPSGPIYQAGTLSGNPLAMTAGLETLKQLTPESYKNFIKKGDRLEEGISKTAGAHGIPHTFNRAGSMIGFFFTNEPVINYETAKSSDLKLFASYYKGMANEGVFLPPSQFEGLFLSTAHTDEDIENTIQAAEKVFAEISRR, encoded by the coding sequence ATGAGAAGCTATGAAAAATCAAAAACGGCTTTTAAAGAAGCGCAAAAACTCATGCCGGGCGGTGTGAACAGTCCCGTTCGCGCATTTAAATCGGTAGACATGGACCCGATTTTTATGGAGCGCGGAAAAGGCTCGAAAATCTTTGATATTGACGGGAATGAATATATTGACTACGTCTTGTCATGGGGGCCTTTAATTTTAGGGCATACAAATGACCGCGTCGTAGAAAGCCTCAAAAAAGTGGCTGAATACGGGACAAGCTTTGGTGCTCCGACTGAAGTAGAAAATGAACTGGCTAAGCTCGTCATTGATCGTGTGCCATCTGTAGAAATTGTACGAATGGTAAGCTCCGGAACAGAGGCTACAATGAGTGCCCTCCGTTTGGCAAGGGGCTATACGGGCCGCAACAAGATTTTAAAATTTGAGGGCTGCTACCACGGACACGGCGATTCTCTCTTGATTAAAGCTGGTTCAGGTGTTGCCACTCTCGGTCTGCCTGACAGCCCGGGGGTGCCTGAAGGCATTGCGAAAAACACCATCACCGTTCCGTACAATGATTTAGAAAGTGTAAAGCTTGCTTTCCAGCAATTCGGTGAAGACATTGCGGGAGTCATTGTAGAGCCAGTTGCCGGAAATATGGGTGTTGTTCCGCCGCAAGAAGGTTTCCTTCAGGGTCTGCGTGATATCACTGAGCAGTACGGCTCCCTGCTGATTTTTGATGAAGTGATGACTGGCTTCCGGGTCGATTATAACTGCGCTCAAGGCTACTTCGGCGTAACGCCTGATCTGACTTGTTTAGGAAAAGTAATCGGGGGCGGACTTCCTGTCGGCGCTTATGGCGGAAAGGCAGAAATCATGGAGCAGATCGCTCCAAGCGGTCCGATCTATCAAGCTGGTACATTGTCAGGCAACCCGCTTGCGATGACGGCTGGCTTAGAGACATTGAAACAGCTGACACCTGAATCCTACAAGAATTTCATCAAAAAAGGCGACAGACTGGAAGAAGGAATTTCAAAAACCGCCGGGGCTCATGGCATTCCGCATACCTTTAACCGTGCAGGTTCGATGATCGGTTTCTTCTTTACAAACGAACCAGTCATCAATTATGAAACAGCGAAATCATCTGATTTGAAGCTGTTCGCAAGCTATTATAAAGGGATGGCAAATGAAGGGGTATTCCTTCCGCCATCACAATTCGAAGGTCTTTTCCTCTCAACGGCCCATACTGATGAAGATATTGAAAACACAATCCAGGCAGCTGAGAAAGTATTTGCTGAGATCAGCCGCAGATAA
- the hemB gene encoding delta-aminolevulinic acid dehydratase (porphobilinogen synthase) (Evidence 1a: Function from experimental evidences in the studied strain; PubMedId: 2110138, 12029044, 15802251, 20823524, 24598743; Product type e: enzyme), with product MSQSFNRHRRLRTSKAMREMVKETRLHPSDFIYPIFVVEGLEGKKAVPSMPDVHHVSLDLLKDEVAELVKLGIQSVIVFGIPEEKDDCGTQAYHDHGIVQKAITEIKEHFPEMVVVADTCLCEYTDHGHCGLVKDGVILNDESLELLAQTAVSQAKAGADIIAPSNMMDGFVTVIREALDKEGFVNIPIMSYAVKYSSEFYGPFRDAANSTPQFGDRKTYQMDPANRMEALREAQSDVEEGADFLIVKPSLSYMDIMRDVKNEFTLPLVAYNVSGEYSMVKAAAQNGWIKEKEIVLEILTSMKRAGADLIITYHAKDAAKWLAE from the coding sequence ATGAGTCAATCATTTAATAGACACCGCCGCCTGCGGACATCAAAAGCAATGAGAGAAATGGTAAAGGAAACACGTTTGCATCCATCAGATTTTATATATCCGATTTTTGTCGTTGAAGGGCTGGAAGGCAAAAAAGCTGTTCCGTCAATGCCTGATGTTCACCATGTATCATTAGATTTATTGAAGGATGAAGTAGCGGAGCTGGTCAAACTGGGCATTCAATCTGTTATCGTGTTCGGCATCCCGGAAGAAAAAGATGATTGCGGAACACAAGCGTACCATGATCACGGAATTGTCCAAAAAGCCATCACAGAAATTAAAGAACACTTCCCTGAAATGGTTGTTGTCGCTGACACGTGCCTGTGCGAATATACAGACCACGGCCATTGCGGACTTGTCAAAGACGGAGTCATTCTCAATGATGAATCGCTGGAGCTTTTGGCGCAGACAGCTGTCAGCCAAGCGAAAGCAGGTGCGGATATCATTGCGCCATCAAACATGATGGACGGATTTGTTACAGTGATCAGAGAAGCACTTGATAAAGAAGGATTCGTCAATATTCCCATCATGTCTTACGCTGTTAAATATTCAAGTGAGTTTTACGGTCCGTTCCGTGATGCAGCAAACAGCACACCGCAATTCGGAGACCGCAAAACATATCAGATGGACCCTGCCAACCGTATGGAGGCACTCCGCGAAGCACAATCAGATGTTGAGGAAGGCGCGGACTTTTTGATTGTCAAACCTTCGCTTTCTTATATGGATATCATGCGTGACGTAAAAAATGAGTTTACTTTGCCGCTCGTCGCTTATAATGTAAGCGGAGAGTATTCAATGGTGAAGGCTGCAGCGCAGAACGGCTGGATCAAAGAAAAAGAAATTGTGTTGGAAATTTTGACAAGCATGAAGCGCGCGGGTGCCGACCTGATTATTACGTATCATGCGAAAGACGCAGCGAAATGGCTTGCGGAGTAA
- the hemD gene encoding uroporphyrinogen III cosynthase (Evidence 1a: Function from experimental evidences in the studied strain; PubMedId: 1672867, 2110138, 7628476, 12029044, 12196144, 15802251; Product type e : enzyme): protein MENDFPLKGKTVLVTRNKAQAASFQQKVEALGGKAVLTSLITFRRALPNDVAEQVREDLAAPGWLVFTSVNGADFFFSYLKENQLILPAHKKIAAVGEKTARRLKMHNVSVDVMPQEYIAEQLADALKQHAEPGETITVMKGNLSRDVIKQELVPLGFEVKEWVLYETIPDEEGIEALKDAAGQYSFDYVTFTSSSTVHTFMHVLGEELKKWKANGTACISIGPLTNDALLTYGITSHTPDTFTIDGMLELMCSMSREEERI, encoded by the coding sequence ATGGAAAATGATTTTCCGTTGAAAGGAAAAACAGTGCTTGTCACCCGGAATAAGGCACAGGCAGCATCATTTCAGCAAAAAGTGGAGGCGCTTGGCGGTAAAGCGGTTTTAACCTCTTTGATTACGTTTCGCCGCGCTTTGCCGAATGATGTTGCGGAACAGGTAAGAGAGGATCTTGCCGCGCCAGGCTGGCTTGTTTTTACAAGTGTGAACGGGGCAGACTTCTTTTTTTCTTATCTGAAGGAAAATCAGCTTATTCTCCCTGCGCATAAAAAAATTGCAGCCGTCGGTGAAAAAACCGCGCGCCGTTTAAAAATGCATAACGTATCGGTTGATGTGATGCCACAGGAGTATATTGCTGAACAATTGGCTGACGCTCTTAAGCAGCATGCTGAACCGGGGGAGACCATTACCGTGATGAAAGGGAATTTGTCACGTGATGTGATAAAACAAGAGCTTGTCCCGCTCGGTTTTGAAGTAAAGGAATGGGTTCTCTACGAAACGATTCCGGATGAAGAAGGCATTGAGGCATTGAAAGACGCTGCGGGTCAATATTCCTTTGACTATGTAACATTTACGAGTTCATCAACCGTACATACGTTTATGCATGTCTTGGGAGAAGAATTAAAAAAGTGGAAGGCGAATGGGACGGCCTGTATCAGCATTGGGCCTTTAACAAATGATGCCCTTCTGACGTACGGCATCACATCGCATACGCCTGATACATTTACAATAGATGGCATGCTTGAGTTAATGTGCAGCATGTCAAGAGAGGAAGAGAGAATATGA
- the hemC gene encoding porphobilinogen deaminase (hydroxymethylbilane synthase) (Evidence 1a: Function from experimental evidences in the studied strain; PubMedId: 2110138, 9058548, 12029044, 15802251, 23908040, 24598743; Product type e : enzyme): MMRTIKVGSRRSKLAMTQTKWVIQKLKEINPSFAFEIKEIVTKGDRIVDVTLSKVGGKGLFVKEIEQALLNEEIDMAVHSMKDMPAVLPEGLVIGCIPEREDPRDALISKNRVKLSEMKKGAVIGTSSLRRSAQLLIERPDLTIKWIRGNIDTRLQKLETEDYDAIILAAAGLSRMGWKQDVVTEFLEPERCLPAVGQGALAIECRESDEELLALFSQFTDEYTKRTVLAERAFLNAMEGGCQVPIAGYSVLNGQDEIEMTGLVASPDGKIIFKETVTGNDPEEVGKRCAALMADKGAKDLIDRVKRELDEDGK, from the coding sequence ATGATGAGAACGATTAAAGTAGGTTCCAGACGGAGCAAACTCGCTATGACTCAAACAAAATGGGTTATTCAAAAACTGAAGGAAATCAATCCTTCGTTTGCTTTTGAAATTAAAGAGATCGTGACAAAGGGCGACCGGATTGTCGATGTTACACTCTCAAAAGTGGGTGGAAAAGGGCTTTTTGTCAAAGAAATTGAACAGGCGCTTTTAAACGAAGAGATTGATATGGCAGTGCACAGCATGAAGGACATGCCTGCTGTTTTGCCTGAAGGCCTTGTGATCGGCTGTATTCCTGAACGGGAGGACCCGCGTGATGCCCTTATTTCAAAGAATCGCGTAAAGCTTTCAGAAATGAAGAAAGGTGCTGTCATTGGCACAAGCAGTTTAAGAAGAAGCGCGCAGCTTTTGATTGAGCGCCCTGACCTTACAATTAAATGGATTAGAGGTAATATAGATACAAGACTTCAAAAGCTGGAAACAGAGGATTATGACGCAATTATTTTAGCGGCTGCCGGCCTTTCCAGAATGGGTTGGAAGCAAGATGTCGTAACCGAATTCCTTGAGCCTGAGCGCTGTTTGCCTGCTGTGGGGCAGGGAGCCCTGGCGATTGAGTGCCGAGAATCGGATGAAGAGCTGTTGGCGTTGTTTTCTCAGTTTACAGATGAATATACAAAACGGACTGTCTTAGCGGAACGTGCTTTTTTAAACGCGATGGAGGGCGGCTGCCAGGTTCCGATCGCGGGCTACTCCGTGTTAAATGGACAGGATGAAATTGAAATGACAGGTCTTGTCGCTTCACCTGACGGCAAAATCATTTTTAAAGAAACCGTCACCGGAAACGATCCGGAGGAAGTAGGAAAGCGCTGTGCCGCTCTTATGGCTGACAAAGGAGCAAAAGATTTAATTGATCGTGTAAAACGGGAGCTTGACGAGGATGGAAAATGA